A part of Thermodesulfovibrionales bacterium genomic DNA contains:
- the pgsA gene encoding CDP-diacylglycerol--glycerol-3-phosphate 3-phosphatidyltransferase, with translation MFTIPNFITLLRIFLVPFFVMSIVYKRFDLGFYVFLLAALTDALDGLIARLKNQKSRLGAFLDPLADKLLLLTAFLSLTILELIPKWLTVIIISRDLIVVIGWISLYIQTGSTRVEPSVPGKLSNTLQVITIVSVLINLNFSIFNEVLETLYVLTSFFAIFSCIHYILRDIKAYEQSSRN, from the coding sequence ATGTTCACAATCCCCAATTTCATAACCCTTTTAAGAATCTTCCTTGTGCCTTTCTTTGTCATGTCAATTGTCTATAAAAGGTTTGACCTGGGTTTTTATGTTTTCCTGCTAGCCGCTTTAACGGATGCCCTTGATGGCCTCATTGCGAGGCTTAAGAACCAGAAGAGCAGACTCGGTGCATTTCTGGATCCCCTTGCAGATAAACTTTTACTCCTCACAGCCTTTCTATCTCTTACAATCCTTGAGCTCATTCCTAAATGGTTGACCGTGATCATCATAAGCAGAGATCTCATAGTGGTTATTGGATGGATATCCCTTTATATCCAGACCGGCTCTACAAGGGTTGAGCCTTCCGTTCCGGGAAAACTCTCTAATACATTACAGGTAATAACCATTGTTTCTGTACTGATTAACCTGAATTTCTCAATATTTAATGAGGTATTAGAGACCCTGTATGTCCTTACATCCTTTTTTGCTATTTTTTCATGTATACATTATATACTGAGAGATATAAAGGCCTATGAGCAATCAAGTCGTAATTGA